GCGCTGGTACGCCGCCACCGCCTCATCGAGACCTTCCTGGTCACCCACCTGGGCTATCCCGTCGAAGAAATCCATGATGAAGCCGAAGTCCTGGAGCACAGCGTCTCCGATACCTTCATCGCGCGTCTCGACGCCGTCCTGGGCCACCCCCTGCGCGACCCCCACGGCGACCCCATCCCCGACGCCGAGGGGCGCATCGCAGACACCCCCACCCAACCCCTCTCGACTGCCACCAGCGGGATGACCACCACGGTCATCCGCATCCGGGACCAAGACCCGGACCTGCTGCGCTACCTCGACGCCAACGGTGTGCGCCCCGGGGTGAGCATAACCCTGCTCGATCGGCCCTACCCGGACATGGCCCAGCTGCGGACCGCAGACGCCACCATCACCGTGGCGGCCAACGCGCTGGACTCAATTCTGGTGGCGGCAGAAAACTAAGCATGCGAACCGCCCGCACGGCGCATCATCAGGCTATTATCAAAGTTCTATGGGCTCAACGGCACGACGAGGCAACACAATGATCCACACTCCCCGCAGG
Above is a genomic segment from Corynebacterium uberis containing:
- a CDS encoding metal-dependent transcriptional regulator, giving the protein MHITDLPVRSQDYLKKIYDRQEWGGGAALSDLAAALGQRRSTASEAIKRLAGDGLVNHEPYGDITLTDQGRDLAVALVRRHRLIETFLVTHLGYPVEEIHDEAEVLEHSVSDTFIARLDAVLGHPLRDPHGDPIPDAEGRIADTPTQPLSTATSGMTTTVIRIRDQDPDLLRYLDANGVRPGVSITLLDRPYPDMAQLRTADATITVAANALDSILVAAEN